gcccaggagctccaaggcatgtgggatcctcccgtaccggagcacaaacccgtgtcccctgcatcggcaggtggacccccaaccactgcgccaccagggaagcgctctaGCTTTATCTTTAATAACTTGCCCTAAAAAGCCTATGTCTAGTCATATTGAACTAGGTGTTTTCCAAACACACTACACATCTATTTTTTACATTTGTTCATGATGTTCTCTGAGaatatgattcctttccttttctgttttatgAAAGGCTATTTATTCTTCAAAGGCCCAGATCAATGGGTAACGACATTTGTAAGCTGGTCCAGGAGAAATTAATCACTCCTTCCCTCTGTTCCCAACgcatagtggttctcaaactttgagACTCATGCAACTGTCACCTGGAAAACTTGTTAAAACACTGACTGCTGTGCCACCTCGTTTCTGATTCCATAGGTCTTGGGTGGGGCCcatgaatctgcatttctaacaggttcccaAGTGATTTTGCTGCTAATGGTCTAGGGAGAACCAATGCCACAGTACACTTTTAAAGCACTGATCAGACAGtattatatagtattatatttagccatgtttggttgtttttgttttgttttgtggtatgcgggcctctcactctcaaccactgcgccaccagggaagcccagggcaacCTGTTTACCCTTCACAATTCAAATAAGGTATCCTTTAGGAAGCTTTCATAACCACCTTCTTATCAAGTCCAGATTGTATACCTCTCCTGTGTGCTTCCCTTACCTTTGCATCTATCACATTCTATTGTAATTCTTACATAATTGTCTTCTCTACTAGACTGCAAGGGTAGGGAACTAtgcctaagtttgttttctatcctCAGCATTTAACACAATGTCTGGTACCGAGTTGGGATTCCATAAATACTTATTGATTAAATGACCAGTTAGATGATTATTTCAGTACAGGTATAGGGACCATAATTAGAGCTGTAGCCatagggaaaggagagaaggaaaagatctaaaaACTATTTCAGGTTATATAATGTATAGGATATTGTAAATGTGAGTGTAGGAAGTAAAGGAGAAGGCCTAGTCCAGGAACATGGTGAGATTTTTAGCTTGACTAACTGGTGATGCCATTAGCAGAAAGAGTACAGAGGAGGAAGAATGAATTTTAGGAGGAGATAATAAATTTGGTTTTTGTGGGGTTTAAGGCAATTGGAAACATCAGTCTAGTTCTAAGATAAGATTGGGGCTAGAGATAATGATTTAAGAGTCAACCAGTGTCTGGGTCCATTCTCAAGTGTGGCTCTACATTAGAATTACCTGAGGggtgttttaaaatatacccaGTGTATAACCCCACTGGagaacaattaaatcagaatctctgaggaatGGGACGGAGGCATGAATACTTTTAAAAGTCTCTTCAGGAAATGATTCCATTGTGCACAGGGTTGAAGCCCATGGTAAAGTTTAAGGGAATCATGTAGAACCAAAAGGAGGTGGTTTACAGTCAGAATCTGGAGGGATACCAACAGTTAAGGGTAAATTAGGAAGAAAGCCAGCAATGGGAGACCCTTTTGTGGGCCAAGATACTGAGTCTTTGGTGCCCTACTTtgtttggccgcattgggtcttcattgctgcacgcaggctttctctagttgcggtgagttggggctactctttattgcgatgtgtggacttctcattgtggtggcttcctgtggtggcttctcgttgtggagcacgggctctaggtgtgtgggtttcagtagttgcagcatgtgggctcagtagttgtggcacgtgggtcctacagagcacaggcttcagtagttgtggcacatgggctcagtagttgtggctcaggggttctagagcacaggctcagaagttgtggcacacagggcttagttgctctgtggtatgtgggatcttcctggaccaaggattgaacctgtgtcccctgcattggcaggtagattcttaaccactgtgccaccagggaagtcctctggtGCCCTGCTTTTCTATTGTACAACTCTAGTGTTGGATCCACATGACTTCTGGGCATGACTGTGTTTTCAACAGAACCTGAATTATTTACTCCTCTCACTTCTGGGAGTTGGCAACAATTCCCTTGCCTCCCATCTCCCTGCCACTAAAACCTAGACAAACTGATCTTACAAATCAGCAGGAGCCTAGGAGAGGATCCCAAAGGACAGTGGTTCCCATGTCTATTCACATTCGTAATGTACCCAAAGCTCAAATCTTTTCAAGTACATGTTCAATCTATTATTGTTATCTTGGGCTTTTGGTATAACATACCAGCAATAAATAGGGTTTCCCACTGAGCAGAAGTAGCTGgtagtttctcttatttttatttccttctcctgTCCCCCTTCCAGTTATAATAGCCATGTCTCAACTTCTCTACCTCCAATTGTGTTTTTGACTTACTTTTTACATGTAATGAAAGGAAAGGGTAGGCAGGAATGGAGTCATGTAAACAGTTCCAGGATGGAGGGCAGTAACAGCAGGTGCCTCCAGACCTCCTCAGGACCAACTGATGATAGGTTGAGAGGGAGAGACAAGTTGTAGATTGGAGCTAGAGCTCTCAGGAGCCCAGGGATAAGGTAGGTTATAGAATAACCCCCCGTGTCCTCTTGGCTCAGTGAGAACAAAGAGGTTAGTTTGAGTTAAGCGTGTTATGAATCCAAGAGAAACTGTGTTGTAAGGAATTAGGTgggcaggaaaaaaacaaattgaacTAAATTAAGATTAATAAAATACGGTTTCTGTCTTCAGGGATTATTAGTCTAGTGAGGGAGACATTTGTATAAATAACAGAATGGCAAAATGAAATAATCTCTAAATAGGTatacaacaaaataatttttttggtacgcgggcctctcactgtcgtggtctctcccgttgcggagcacaggctctggacgcgcaggctcagcagccatggctcacgggcctagccactccgtggcatgtgggatcttcccggaccagggcacgaacccttgtaccctgcattggcaggcggactctcaaccactgtgccaccagggaagccccaaataaattattttctctaagaAGATGAGAAAGCTTTTGTGGAGAGATGGCATCTGGATTTAGCAtcaaaaatatgtggaaaatCTCAGAAGGTTGGCAGCTAGGGGTTGGGGATGGCATTCTAGGGTGAGGAAGCAGCGTGAGTAAAGACTTGGTATTAATGTGTGTTCAGGGAGTAGTCAGTAAAGTAGTGTGGTTGGAGCATGTGGTACATGGAAAAATCATGGTTGAGGCTGTTATTTTAATGCTCCCATTTGTATCACTAGTGTGATAAGGGCCTCTTCTTTTCCTGTATTAAGTGGACCCAGACATTTCTCAGACTTACAGACTTCAGCTGCATCAGCTCTTAAACACAGTAGGGGTGGAACTACATTCTCTACTAAGGACCACGTAGGAATCACCCCTAGTTATTTTTTCCTATTGCAAATGACTTAACCCCATTTGAAAATTCTGAAATGGCCCCTTGGTTGAGACTCATTGCCATAGGGAGCCACTGTTCTTTTGGGACTGTGCCATATCCCTCAGGTGTGTTgtggtagaaagaaaaaaaggttgagaacATGACCATGACTATAAACTCCACAAGAACAAGGACTATATAAttaattgcctttttattttcccacATATTACTGTTTGGTGCCTGGCGTCTACATGTTGGCAGTTAATGCTGTATTGTCACCATTTCACACCATTTTTACACACACCAGTTATTTGGTCAATTAACTTCTGATCATTGTGAAACTGGAAAAGAATAATGAGCCTAAGCCTCTAACTTCATTGCCTGTCTTTATACAGAATCCTTACCATGGATGGGCTCATTGAGGACATAAAGCGACGGCGATACTACGAGAAGCCTTGCCGCCGGCGACAGAGGGAAAGTTATGAAACCTGCCGGCGAATCTACAACATGGAAATGGCTCGCAAGGTCAACTTCTTGATGCGAAAGAATCGGGCGGATCCATGGCAGGGCTGCTGAGGCCTGTGGATAGAAGGCCCCATGTGAAAATCCTTATCCAGCTGTCtccatctcttttctttctcccaaccCATTTTCTCTTACCTTTCTTACAATAAACTCAATCACATATATACAAGAAGGCCTGCATATATAGAAGCAATCCCACTAGTCAGCAATGGACACTTTTCTTGTATTAAGTCAAAGAGAAACCGAGTCCGAAAGTAGTCtgggagtagaatggtggttgccaagggctgatTTTGGGAGGAGGGGAATGGGAAATTATTGTCTAATGAgagcagagtttcagtttgggaagatgaaaaagttctggaggtggatagTGGTGATACTTGCAcaacatgaatgtacttaatgccactgaactgtacacttaaatgattaaaatggtaaattttatattttgtatattttactgtaattttttaaatatacttatttatttatttatttatttggctgtgccaggtcttagctgcagcacacaaGATCTTCGTTGCCACCTACAGGATCTTtaattgtggcatgagggatctagttccctgaccagggatcgaatctgggccccctacattgggagcatgcAGCCTtagctgctggaccaccagggaagtccctatattttactgtaattttttaaaaagtagtctgAAGTgggaaatttttctaaaatgtagtgGAGTATATCTACCATGTCTAATTTTTATGAAACACAAAGCAAGATCTTATTACTGGAAAAGGGTCTATTCCTCTTTACTGAACTGCCTTCCAACTATTAGgtaaaaggaagaggaaacatGTATATATTTGGAATAAATTCTACTTCTGAAACACCCATCAACCAGGGTAGAGAGCTGAAACCCTTCCCCAAAGGAATCCTTAAGACAATCTAACATTCACCCCTGTTTTGTCTTTCCTGTGGTTTTCCTAAAGGAGGCCAGTGGAGGGTTGGTGGAAAAGAAAGCAGTAGATGGATGGTAGGAAAGAGAGAATGGGGGAGTGTTAAGAGAAAGAAGGGCACAGAGCCAGAAATACCTACAGCAGTGGTTGTCAAAGTGTGATCTTCAGATCAGTAGCATCACCTGAGAAAttgctagaaatgcaaaatttGGGACCCACTTTAGACCTTCTGAATTGGAAATTGAGGTTGAAGCCTGGcaatgttttaacaagccctgcaggtgattctgatgcaggctaAAAttggagaaccactgccctataGTACTCAAAAGAGATTCCAGGTGGAGGTCCCAACTACCACCCCTGCCTCTCCTCAACAGGCACTCCTGGGCATGGGACTCTTAACAGCTGGGGCATCTGACCACTGTGGGAAGACCAGCTGCTCTGCTTCCTCTCCTGCTGTATTTCCTCTGATCTTGGTCCCCTAACAGCCAGGCTGCTAGTATAAGGAGAGTTGGTGCCAACCCCTGTAGGAGAATGCAGAGGGTAGGTGGAAGTGGCTAGCCCACCTCTCCTCACCCTGAGTGGAGCCCACTCAGCATAgtgttaaaaaaggaaataaacaatgtataactgattcactttgttataaagcagaaactaacacaccattgtaaagcaattatactccaataaagatgtttaaaaaaaaagtaaacagagcCGACTGCCAAGCCGCCTATCTCTCCGGATTGCTAGTGTTCAAATATTGCCCCCTTGTGGTACAGTAGCGTGGCTTCAGATTTCTTCTGGTCTTAATTCTGTCTtcagtgtctttttctctctttcacaaTAACCATACTTACTGATTAAACAGCAGATATGATGGAACCAGTGTTCCTTGTTTCTCAGGGTTTGATTGTCTTTCTTCCACTCATCAGGAATAAGGCCCATGGTGAATAAAGCATATTATTGGGCACTACATAGAAACAGCTTATAAATAGAAGATCTGGTCCTTGCTCTCTAGAAACTTACATTGTGGTTTGAGAAATTCTATATACAGACTGTCTTCAACTCTGTTACTTTTGTACCTCATTTTAGTAAGTTAACAAATTAGACATTGATACTTCTGAATCACCTTTCAATCTCTGAATTTGGTCTTCAGTACATTACTTTTGAATGATTTTGAGCCACAGCATGGTATCACCTGTTGCCAATTGCTGTTGCTAAAGAATAAAGACCTGGCTTCTGCCAAAATGGTAGGGTATGTTTGTGATAGCAGAACTAGGTCTGTTACTTGGCAGCATTTCTCCCTGTTACGTGGCAGCTTTTCTCTGAGGCTAAAGTTGCTTCTGTCTTCTCTCCAAAATATTAAGGGGTGGCTAAGGTCTGGAATTTGTCTCTGATATTATCCCCTGCTTGTCCTAATctccagtcctaaccactgtccATGTTCCCTGGAGCAGTGAACAATGATGGGTTGTAGCAGGTAGCCAGTTGAAAAGGTCTCGTGTGTGTGAGAAGGGGGTAGCTGGCTGGGTGAGGTCCCAATCAGCTTGTGCTGtcatggaaggaagaaagaccTTCcactccctgctctgggaagctaGAAGATACCTCACGGTCATTTAATGAGTGGGGATTGcccttatctttttattcttgcATCACCTTCAGCAGAGGGGTGCTTTAGTATTTACACAGTTACAGGGCACTAGATACAATACCTCCTACGTTGATCTTAGGCACCTATGACATCTCTTAGATGTCCACTGGATTACCTCTGTCAGGCATGTTTAGGACTCTGGAAACAGTTACCCCTTTAAAATTGGACTCTGTTGAGTAACTTTGACGTTGTACTTTAAAGTTTTCAGAAGTGCACTAAGTACAAAATAAGTTTGCCTATATGTTAACTGAAAATACTAAGGAATAACTACTCActgtatacagtaagtcccctacatacaaaccttcaagttgcgaactttcaaagatgtgaatgtgcGTGCCAGCCCCtctatgccagctgttgtactgtactactgtacttttcaaggtactatactgtaagattaaaaatgctttattttttatttatgtacatattatttgtgtgaaaagtattataaacctatcacagtacagtactatatagctgattgtgttagttgggtacctaggttaactttgttggacttacgagcAAACTGGACTTATGAACGTGCTCTTGGAACAGAAGTCGTTCAATATGTAGGGGACTATTACTTCAGACTGTATTAAATGTAGGTagttgaaagaaaaggaaaagattggAGCTTCTAGTATGTGCCAGCTACCTTATatgcatagtttttttttttttttttggtagtatgcgggcctctcactgttgtggcctctcccgttgcggagcacaggctctggacgcgcaggcccagcggccatggctcacgggcccagccgctctgcggcatgtgggatcttcctggagcggggcacgaacccgtgtcccctgcatcggcaggcggactctcaaccactgcgccaccagggaagccccatagttttTTACATAGTCAAAAAGATCtagattcagggacttccctggtggcacagtggttaggaatccgcctgccaatgcaggggacacggattcaagtcctggtctgggaagatcccacatgccgcagagcaactaagcccgtgtgccacaactactgagcctgcgctctagagcccacgagccacagctactgaagcctgctgcacctagagcccaagctccgcaacgagaggccacgcaatgagaagcctgcgcaccacaacgaaacagtagcccctgcttgccgcaactggagaaagacctcgcacagcaacgaagatccaacgcagccaaaaataaaaataaataaataatttcttttttttttaaagtcctcactaccagtgcagggggcctgggttcgatccctgatcagggaacttgatcctgcatgccgcaactaaagatcccacatgccacaatgaagatcctgcacacagcaatgaagatcccacgtgccgcaactaagacccagcacagccaaatgcataaataaataaatattttaaatatatatatatataacatgaagtttaccattttaaccatttttaaatgtacaattgaGTGTTATGTAACTATTACCACTATTTCCAAAACTCTTTCATCACCTGAAATAAACTAATCATTAAGCAATAatttcccaccctccaccccctgcctccccatAGCTCCTggaatttgtctattttagatacttcatataagtgggatcatataatattttcccttctgtgtctggcttatttcacttagcatattttcaaggtttatctatgttgtaccatgtatcagaaattcattcctttttatggaggaaaaatattccactgtgtatatatatatgtatacatgtgtgtatatatatgtatatatatatgtgtgtatatatatatatatatatatatgccacattttgtttattcatccgtCATtaaacacttgggttgcttccaccttttcactaatgtgaataatgctgctatgaacatggatgtacaagtatctctttgagaccctactTTTAGTTcttagggtatatacccagaaggagAATTGCTGGATTATGGAGTAATTctgttttttgagaaaccaccatgcattttcccatagtggctgcaccatcttacattcccactaacagtgtgcagggttccaatttctccatatccttgtaaACCCttgttgttttctgggtttttttaatagtaaccaacctaatggatgtgaggtggtatctcctCGTGGTTTAGATTttaatttccctaatgactaatgatgttgagcatcttttcatgtgctttttggccacctgtatatcttccttggagaaatgtgtagTTAAGTCCTTTgccccccccacttttttttttcttggtacgcgggcctctcactgttgtggcctctcccgttgcggagcacaggctctggacgcgcaggctcagcggccatggctcacgggactagccgctccacggcatgtgggatcttcctggaccagggcaggaacctgcgtcccctgcatcggcaggcggactctcaaccactgagccaccagggaagcactgcccattttttaattgggttatttgctttttgttgagttataggagttctctattaatcccttattatatatatgacttgcaaatattttctcccattctgaggattacCTTATCTCTCTCgatggtgtcctttgatgcacagaagtttttaattttgaagtccaatttatctattttttcttttgttgctgtgtttttggtgttatatccaagaaatcattgccaaattcaaTGTCAGGAAGATTTTCCCGTTTCCTTCTAAGACTTTTTATAGTTTTCGCTCTTAAGTTTAGGTCTTTGAACCactttgggttaatttttgtatatggaatgAGGAAGGGgtctcattcttttgcatgtggatgtccagttttccctccaCCATCTGATGAAAGACTGTCCTTTTTCTATTGCATGGTCTTGACaccctttaaaaaattcaactgtccatggacttccttggtggcgcattggttaagaatgcctgccaatgcaggggacacgggttcaagccctggtccgggaagatcccacatgccacggagcaactaagcccatgagccacaactactgagcctgcgatctagagcccgcatgccacaagtactgagcccgcgtgccacaactactgaagcccacacgcctagagcccgtgctctgcaacgagaagccactgcaatgagaaacctgtgcaccgcagcaaagagtagcccccactcgccacaactagagaaagcccacatgcagcaacaaggacccaatgcagccaacaaaacaacacaacaacTGACAGTATGTGTGaggtttacttctgggctgtCTAATctattctgttgatctatatgtcCATCCTTATGCCAGTGTCACactaaatatgttttgttttctgttgttttttaaaatctatttatttatttaattttggctgtgctgggtcttcattgctgcacgtgggctttctctagttgtggtgagcgggggctactcttcgttgcggtgcacgggcttctcattgcagtggcttctcttgttgcagagcacgggctctaggcacgcaggcttagtagttgtggcgcacgggcttagttgctctgtggcatgtgggatcttcccggaccaggtctcgaatctgtgtcccctgcattggtaggcggattcttaatcactgcgccaccagggaagtccctaaatatgttttataagttacatttaatcctcacaatattcTTTTAAAGTAGAgacttattctcattttataattggGGAAACAACCTCAGAAAAATTTATTACCTGAAGGAATCACAGAATCACATCTAGTAACTGAGAGACTAAGATTTAAACCCGTCTAATTccaaatattgtaaataaaatcagttcctaaaaaaaaaaaaaaaaagaaaatccctatGGGGAATAGAATCCAGGTAGTTAAAAGCACTGAAACTAAATTTACAACTCTGCAGAGTTGGAACTCATTAACCCATCCAACAGACTTTTTGAAGTGACTACTTATGTGAGACATTGGTTTTAGATGCTGTAGatacaatgaggaaactgaggcatgaattAGTTGAGCAAGAAGTACCCTCAGTTTGCTACTCAAAGCCAGGATTTATTCATTGTTTCAtgctgcaccatcagggaaggtAGATTTTGGTACATACTTCTCAAGCTTATTAAAAACCAGACTAAATACAAAAATCTGGTGCTCCCTGGGAAACCCTAGAGAATAACTGCATTTCCCAGTGAACCTACTATCTAAGAACACATCTTAGGgttttcatttctgtcatttgtaatctggaaataaaacttttttgggggccttgcaaccatcagttgcttgtgcccttctgatcccataccttggtgcgttcagttccctaccccctctcgtcgattgttgctgcactttgaggacccgccgcggctggcggcaagtggcgcccgaacagggaccggacgagagggacatctgaatctcggaaTACATCTTCTGCAAATCgaaattaacaaatggaaggaagCAAAGTATACTGCTTATGGcttggaacacaggctccggatgtacaggctcagtggctatggctcacgggcccagccaccggggcacgaacccgtgtcccctgcatcggcaggcggattctcaaccactgcgccaccagggaagcccaacctcatGACATTTTAtaagaacaactaagcccatgcaccacagctactgagcctgtgctctagagctcgcagaccacaactactgagctcatgtgccacaactactgaagctcacatgcctagagcccatgctccgcaacaagagaagccaccacaatgagaagcctgtgtgccacaatgaagagtagccctgcctcgctgcaactagaggaagctgtgcacagcaatgaagaatcaaagcaaccaaaaataaataaatttatatttttttaaaaaaaaaaacaacaacttttttttgaattttccatGTATAAAATTGTATCAATTTGGGGGCATGCTTTTTCCAAACTATACTTCACCCACACACAATGCTTTTCAGAAACACTGGTTAAAAGGGTATTTAAAGTAGGTTTGAAGCCTCAttttgaagaaagggaaaaataccaGCTTATTGGTAGAATGAGAAAAACATTGAGCCCTTACTATGCCTGGCACTATCCTAGGTCCTGGAGTCCTGGAGATACAATGTAACACAACTCCTGTCTGTAAggaatttccattcttttttttttttttttttgcaatcacCTTAGTATTGTTTCAGTCAAGACCATCAATGAATGCTAAAATTAGAAGGTGAAAATTTGATGAGAAACATGACATTTATGTAGTTGCCAAGcatctccccccttttttttttttctttttttttggccgcatcttgtagcatgcaggatctcagtcACTGGTctcagttcctggaccagggatcgaaactgcgccccatgcagtggaagcatggagtcttaaccatggactgccagggaattcccaggaatttCCATTCTTTAGGACACCAGACTTCAGCAGGTTCTGAGGCCTGTAAGATCCACTGCTAAAAaagatctgttcttttttttttttggtggtacgcgggtctctcactgctgtggcctctcccgttgcggagcacaggctccggacgcacaggcccagcggccatagctcacgggcccagccgccccgcagcatgtgggatcttcccggaccggggcacgaacccgtgtcccccgcatccacaggcggactctcaaccactgcgccaccagggaagcccaagatctgttctttaattcagcaaatatttaattgTGCCAGGTGGTATTGTAGGCATTTAAGATATATCAATGAACAATGATTCCTGCTTTTATGGAGTTGATATTCTAGCAGAGGGAGTCAGATGATACgcaataaatataataagaaaattaCCTAGTACTAGTAGCATAAGTGGTTGTAAGTactatggaaaaaggaaaaaggaaaaaaaaattgggataGTTAACTGTGCCAAGCAGACTTCAGAATTAAGTAGGGTGGCTGGGGAAGACTTCTCTGAGcttaattttgaataaaaatctGAAGGAGTGAGGAAGCAAACCATGCACATATCTGGATGAAGAGCAATTCAGGCTGAAAGCaacaagtgcaaaggccttgaggtgAAATTATGCTTGGCATGTTCAAGGAACAACAAGGGGTAACATCCTGGAGGTGAATGAGTGAAGGAAAGAGTAGTAGGTGAGATCACAGAGATAATGGAGTGGGGCAGATCTTGTAGGGCATTTTGCTCTGAGCGCTATGTAAAGCCAGTGGAAAGTTTTCAGCAGGGAAGTGATATAACCTTTCTGATGTGTTAACATGATCATGATGGCTACTGTGATGAAACTAGACTAAGTGAGGACAAGGTTGaagcaaaagaaagcagtaaGACTATTAAAATAATCCAAGCATAAAGGTGATAGCAGTGTAGGGTGGTGAGAAGCAGATGGTTTCTGTATATATTCTGAAAGTAGGGCCAATGGAACTTGCTGATTGGCTGGAGAAAAACGGGTTGAGGATGACTGAGATTATTGGCCTGCATAACTGTCAACTTAAggaaaaatgcacaacatgagcGCTGAGTTTAGTTTTATACAGGGTCTTACTGAGGGAGACACATGTTCAAGAAACACTTGAAATGTGTTCCACCAGACTACAAAATGGGGGAGGCTTATAAAGGAAAAAACCACAAGGTTAGAGTTAGTTACGTGAGTTCTTTATCAAGAATTAtaattggagctggcaagaagtaagggtgcttgttttgggggggtttttttttggctgcaccacacggcttACACAATCTTACttctgaacccaggccctggcagtgaaagcgccaagtcatTATCACTGGACCAGATCCTCAATGGCCTCCCAACTCCATTTTTGTATACCTGAACTGTGGTTACTCCattataatttcaatttgtcATCAACTGTAAGAATATGGTTGCCACTAGCTGAGATGAGGAAGACTGTGTTGGGAGCTGGTttttggggatg
This genomic stretch from Kogia breviceps isolate mKogBre1 chromosome 1, mKogBre1 haplotype 1, whole genome shotgun sequence harbors:
- the MRPS21 gene encoding small ribosomal subunit protein bS21m, with the translated sequence MAKHLKFIARTVMVQEGNVEGAYRTLNRILTMDGLIEDIKRRRYYEKPCRRRQRESYETCRRIYNMEMARKVNFLMRKNRADPWQGC